The Meiothermus sp. genome segment CCCGAGATTGAACGGGCCCTTCCGCACTACCAGGTTTACTACGTGCTGGTGCATGTGCTTTTTTTTGGCCCCCGCTACCTGCCCTTGCTGTTGCGCACCCTGGGGGCTGCCAGGTAGCGACACCCTTCACGTAACAATTTCTCGGTCAAATCCACCACTTATCCCCCCAAAACCCCTATCTTTAAAGGGGTAGGCTACCCCTCAGGTGCGCCTTCCCAACAACGCCTGCTACAATGATGGATGCTTCTCAAACCACCTGGGGGTAACCTGCGCCAATCTGCTTCTCCCCTCACAATCTGTTCTTATGGAAGGTACATTCGAGCTTCTGGGCCCCATTGAAATCCTGCAACTTCTCTCGCAGGCCGGTCAAACGGGGGTGTTCAAGGTGCCGGGGGGCGAGGTGTACCTCGAGCGCGGCCAGCCGGTGCACGCCCAGTACAAGGGCAAAACAGGCAAGGACGGGCTCTTGGAGATTCTGGCTCTGAGCGAAGGCAAATTTCGCTACCTGAAGGGCGAGCGTGCCAGGCAGTCGAGCCTGCTGGGTTCCCTGGATAACTACCTGCTCGAGGCCATCCGCTTCCTGGATGCCCGCCTCGACCTGAGCCCCTTCGACCAAGTGCATCTGGCCGATGCCAACCGCACCACCCACCTCACCCTTTCGCCCGACGAGTTCGAGTTGCTCCGGCACATGAGCAAGCCCATCAGCCTCTTTGACCTTGCGACCATTAGCGGCATTTCCAGTGATGAGGTTCAGCTCAACATCAGCCGGTTGGCCCGGCTGGGGCTGGTGCAGATCACCGCCCGCACCCCGCGCACGGTGCGCCTGGTAGTAGGCCGCCTGGAGGGCTCGAGCACAGCCCGCCTCGATACCCAGCTCCTCCGGGCCTGGCGCAGCCACTACGGCCCCTTCAGCCAGGTTGAGGTGCGCACCGAAGAACGCATCCTGCAAATGCCCGTCGAGGCCAGAAGCAATACCGGACCACAACTGCTGCTCTCCTCCGATGCCCTGTTCTTCTACAACCTGCGGGTAGGACAGGAGGTGCTGGTCTGGCCATCCCTGTAAGTGTTTTTTTTGGTATGTGCGTCAGACCAGATTCTGTTGATACCAACTTTACCTAGGCAGTTAGCTTTGAGGGTCGTTACAAGCTCCCTCATCCGGCGACACCCCAGGTGCAGTCAAGCATGTTCCTATCGCTGTTTGTAATACCAGATTCGGTTAGTTCGGCGCCATACGGCGCCGAACTAACCGGGCCGAAGTTATCCGCGTAGCGGAGGGCGTAAGCCCCTTG includes the following:
- a CDS encoding DUF4388 domain-containing protein, with the translated sequence MEGTFELLGPIEILQLLSQAGQTGVFKVPGGEVYLERGQPVHAQYKGKTGKDGLLEILALSEGKFRYLKGERARQSSLLGSLDNYLLEAIRFLDARLDLSPFDQVHLADANRTTHLTLSPDEFELLRHMSKPISLFDLATISGISSDEVQLNISRLARLGLVQITARTPRTVRLVVGRLEGSSTARLDTQLLRAWRSHYGPFSQVEVRTEERILQMPVEARSNTGPQLLLSSDALFFYNLRVGQEVLVWPSL